A stretch of DNA from Globicephala melas chromosome 19, mGloMel1.2, whole genome shotgun sequence:
catggactctaggcacgtgggcttccgtagttgtggctcgcgggctctagagcgcaggctcggtagttgtggtgcacgggcttagttgctccgcggcatgtgggatcttcctggaccaaggctcaaacccgtgtctcctgcattggcaggcggattcttaaccactgcgccaccagggaagccctgaaccttGCTTTTATTCCTCCTCCTCCACACTGTTCATGCCCCCAACCAAGAAGCTCCTTAACAAATTGCTCAGAACCTACTGCTTGGCATGAGCCCTAGAATGCTGGAGTTTGTATAGTCTGATTTTATGAGGTTGTATTGGCTAAGGAGAGTTGATTCACTGGTCCAAGCTTGGGTTTACAACAAGTGCCACATCCTCAGCATCAACAGAACCCAATATAGAAAAGTGCTGTGCAAGAAAGAACAAatgggcagccactatggagaacagtgtggaggttccttaaaaaacttataGATAAATTTACCAtgagatccagcaattccactcctgggcacatatgcggaaaaactctaattcaaaaagatacatgcaccccagtgttcatagcagcactatttacagtagccaagacatggaagcaacctaaatgtccatcgacagaggaatggataaagatgtggtacatatatacaatggaatattactcagccataagaaagaatgacataatgccatttgcagtaaaatggatggacctagagattatcatactaagcgaagtaagtcagaaagagagacagatatatgataccacttatatgtggaatctaaaaatatgatactaatgaatgtatttacaaaagagaaatagagttagacatagaaaacaaacttgcggttaccaaaggggaagggggggcaataaattaggagttttggattaatagatacacactactatatataaaatagataaacaacaaagacctactgcatagcacagggaactatattcaatatcttgtaataacctataatggaaaagaatctgaaaatatatatatatatctgaatcactttgctgtacacctgaaactatcacaacattgtaaatcaactacttaaaaataaaaagagcaaatgGAATTGGGCATTTGCAAGTCAATGACTTTCTACCTAAAATGTGGGAGCTGAGAATCTGATTTCTGCTCTAGTGAAAAAGAACATGAAGTTATTGATCTGATTCAGAATCAAGCCTAAACGTGCTCCATGTGCCAGCCCACAAGTAACTTAGATTTAGTGCCTTTattccccctttccttcctccattcACACCTCCACCCCAGCAATGGCAACACCACTGCAGAATTGAGGTGTCCTCAGAGCCTGTTTTCAAGCTAGCATCCTAGAAGAAAGTCAACGACCAGTGATCCAGTGGTGATGGGGAGGAGTTCTGGTTTCCCATCGGAAGGACAGAAGTTCCTCTAGGAGGCGGGGCTTCCTCCCGGAAGCTCTGCCTTGTAAAGCAGTCAGCGTCTGGACAGCAGGCTCACGCAAGACAAGCTAAGCAAGAGGTCAGAGCAGAGTAGGCAGAACAAAGGGAAGATGAACACAGCCAGTGGAACTCAACCCCGCCAGCCCTTGCTATGGGCTGAACTGTATCCCaccaaaattcatacattgagCCCTACCCTCAGCGCCTCAGaatgtatttggaaatagagcctttaaagaggtgatccAGTTAAAATGATCCCATTAagatggaccctaatccaatctgactggtatccttataagaagaggaaatgtgaAAAAGAGATACCATGGCTCATGTGAACAAAGACTctctgaggacacagcaaaagcgtGGCCATGTGCAAGCCTAgaaaagaggcctcagaagaaaccaaccaaccctgctagcaccttgatcttgaacttctagcctacagaactgtgagaaaatatatttctattgtttaagccaccctgtggtatcttgttatggcagccttagcagGCTAATACAAACTTCTCTAATTGTAGggacttttcattttaattctgtcTTCCATCTGGAACAGCCTATCAAGTAACTGGAGTTAATATGTTCTCAGTTTCTCTGTTTCATGCTTATCCACCCGTTAGGTCCCTCTCTTTTGTTTGCTTATTAATTCTTTAGTTAATTATTAGTTCTTCCAGCAGATATTGAGTATCTGTCTTGTGCCAGGCCCCTGGAAAAGCCCCAGCCCTGTGCTCTCAATGACGTAAAAGCATAGTGACTATGACATAACATCATTGGTGCCAGACATCAAATGAAAGCCTCTCCACTCAGCCATCAGTGTCTAAAAGAGCAGTGTTTCAGGGTAGAAGCTGAGAAGCCATGATTTGGAGGGTGTCTGCCTCCTCATCTCACCCAGACTCCTCAAAGGCCTTGTCCTGCCACTCCTGCCATTATCCTGACTCCAGTGTCCACAGGGATGCTCAGCACCGGGCCTTTTGGTTCCTTGAACTCCCCGTGTGTGATGATAGCCCCTTTCGCTCCATGTCACCCATCCTCCAGCTCCCATGGTAGCCCCTCGACTGTGTTATACCTGAAACAGAGccatttccaaaattaaaaactgaaggatCCCTCTCCAGTGTGTTCCCACTGTGACTATCCTTCAATCTTTGGAGTCCTCAATTAGTCCACTGACACTTTTACTTTCTCCCTATTCACTTCCCACCTTACCTGGCTCTGATTCCATTGTAGTACCACACTCACCAAACCTGTGAATTCCCCTGATGCTCTATCTTCAAGGCAGCCTCATGGATGAACCCGCACTCGAGCAGCCGAGTACCGGGgagaaaaatccaaaacaaattgTCATCTCTATACATTTATGGAAGTTGCCACCCTTTACCAGGTTTGCCCTTAACACAGTTcacttgaaatgatttcaaaccATCCTTACTCTCCTCACACCCCAGGCCTTctaccttctctccctctctctcagcagattctctttccttctaattCACCAAGAAAACAGAGTCCATCCAAAGGTACTCTCCTAACTTCTTGTTACCTTCTGGCCAGCCTAGGTAGGCAACTATCTTCTCTGCTTCCACTGTAATGTCTGCAGCCAATCCACCCACCTAGGCTTTGGTCCTATTTCCGTTGGCTAGCTTTCTTTACTAGATCCTTCCTATTGGTTTTTTAAACATGCTGAACTCAATGAATGTGAACAACCAATCTGTTCTGCCTAAGTTCACCTGGGTAGAGCCCCTAGCTTTGGAGGCCTAAGAAAATCACTTTCCTAAGGAGAAAAGTAGTATAAAGCAAAACAGAATGGGCTTCAGACAGCGCCACCGGCCTCATAATAACCCGTTACCAGGGGCTGAGCCCCAGTGTGGGGTACACTGTTTACATTAGCTAGCTCATTCATTTTCTCCGAAAGGCAAACAAGGTAGATACTAATTATTATCATACCCTATTAAACATCAGGAACCCAAAGCTCTGGGAAGTCAGGCTTATTGTGCGAGTAAAAACTGCCCTATAGGTGCTGTTTTATTCAAAGTGGGATCCAGGACTTGAGgattccattctgctctgcttctGGCCCCGCCCCCTCGGGCCCCCAGTCCCGCCCCACCCCCGACGCGCCCCTTGCCCCGTCCGGACCCTAGTCCCACAGCCACGGCGGGGAGCGGCGCCTGCAGTGCCGGTCGTGACCGCCGGGGGGCAGCCGCGCGGCTCGGACCCGACCGCTCTGCGCCGCGCTACTCGCTCGCCCTCAGACTCCGCTCCCCTACGAGCGGCCACCCTGCCCGTGCCCAGCGCCGTCCCGCCGCGCTCCCCGCGCCGAACCAGCTCCGCGGCTCTCGGGGCCGGACCGAGGCTGCAAGCAGCGCCGCGGGGTGTGGGGCGGACCCAGGAGATGAAATGACAACGTCAACCCTCCAGGTACCtcggcgcggcgcggcgcggccCGGCCCGGCTTGAGGAGGCCGAAGGAGGCGCGGCGGGGCCTGCGAGCGGGCAGGCGGGCGGCCTCCTCGGAGCCCCGGCCTCGCGCCCCCGCCCCGTCGCCCTGTCGTCGCCTCCGCCCGTTTCTCTTTTCTCGCGCTCGGAGCCGAGGGTCGCCTCTCGTCCAGAACGCCCGGCTCCCTCGGCCGTGCAGAGCCCCGAGGCCGCTACATGTAGCCGGCGCCCCGGGACTGCCCTGGGGATCAGCCTCACCCGGGCCTCACAAGCGACACCCGGGAAGCTTGGGCCCGCGGTCGGGCCGCtggcttcccctcctcctcctcctgcttcccTTCGAACAAACCCCCGCTCCTTCCACGGTCTCCGATTTCCTCTTCTCGGCCAAAGacccttcattcattccttatATCGCGTCGGGTGGTGCTGGGGTGGCGCCACCTGGATGCATGACTGACCCATCCTCCAGGTGCTGCCGGCATTTGCTGGGCCGGAAAACAAACTGTTTTGCCTCAGACCTGAGCTTGAATCtcggctctgccactcactagcatGTGACCTTGGGCGCTCGTTAGCTGATCTTGGAATCTCGGGTTTTCCGTCAGTAAAGTGGGGTAATACCCTGTATAGGGTTGTTGTGATAGTGGTTCTAGATTGAGTAGGTCAGGTAAAGCATTCTTAACACAGTGTCGTTTACATACTAAGTGCTCATTAAGTGATGACAGACACAGTGCTTGGGAGAGTTAGGCAAGAGGTCATGGAAGAAGAGGCATTTGGCTGGGTGGTCAAAGGATGGGGGGGGCATGCAGGTacctggaggtggaggagggatggtTACTCCAGGTGGACAAAAAGAGGGGAACAGAGGCGTGGAATACAGTGGGTTACTAAGCCAGGAATTTGCTGGAGTCCAAAGCCAAGCCCCACCATCCACCAGCAGAAGCTGTTATCACACGGGTCGACAGACATGGCCTGCAGATCTCACCTGCCCAGTTTTTATTGGGCTTGTGAGATaagaatgttttttcctttttttagaagaacagctttattaagatataactcacatgccatacaattcacctatttaaagtgtgcagttcagtccttttagtatattcatagttgtgcaaccatcacaacaATCACttttagaacactttcatcacccccCTGATCCCTCTATTCCCCCTAACCCtaggcaaacactaatctactctctgtcCCTATGCATTTCCGTATTccgggcatttcatataaatggaattatataatatgtggtccAGTGTGACTGGCTTCATTCACTTAACATCGTGTCCTaggtttttacgtttttttttttttttttttttttttttgcggtacgcgagcctctcactgttgtggcctctcccgctgcggagcacaggttccggatgcgcaggctcagcggccatggctcacgggcccagctgctccgcggcatgtgggatcctcccggaccggggcacgaacccacataccctgcatcggcaggcggactcccaaccactgcgccaccagggaaacccggttTTTACGTTTTTAAGTGTCTGAAAAAAGGGATATTTCATGATATGTGAAaatcatgaaattcaaatttcagtatctataaataaagttttattggaacacatctctgctcatttgtttacatattgtctgtggctgctttggggctacaaaggcagagttgagtagttgcaacagagattgTATGGCAggaaagtctaaaatatttacattctgttcctttacagaaagtttgccacCTCCTCTGTTAGCACATCTTTGTTACCCTTTTCTTCCATCCTCATCCTTTGGCACACCTGTTACTAGAGATTCAGCAGGGCTGGTAGTTTTATTTGTCACCTTTCCATGCTGTTATGCAAAACTGTTCGTCTCCAAGTTGCAGATCAGTCCTCTTGTATGTGAAAAACTCTTTATGGTTGCCAGAACAACCGAATATACTCTGAGGTGCAATAATTAATAGAGTAtctagaaggagggaggggatgggccTGCCTTGCCATGTGAGAGGCAGAGCATACCTCGAGTATCGTTCTGAACCCCCCTTTCAAAATGACAGACCCAAGCAAAGTGTATAGAGTGGAGAAGTCCAAGGAACTGGGGGTGTGTGTTCTGGAAACTAGAAGCCACTGGTGATGGGGGCACCCCTTTCATGTCTATCTGGAGGAAGGGCCTCGTGGAGGAGAGTAGACACGTGAAGCTTGTGGTTAAACTAATTATGCAGGAAGGTTCAGGGTGCCTAGCCATTATCTATTTCTAAGTATTGTAGGGAGCTGAAGCTTGAAAACAGTAGCCAACACTCACCTTTCCTCATCTCTTCAACCTGGTGAGTTTGTTTTACATCAGCCTGGCGTAATCTATCCCAGTCTGTTTGTTCCGTAGCACTCCCTGTGTCTTTCTGAGACTTcttattttcagatgagaaagggCTGCACAGATGCCCAGGCCCTGCCAAGAGCTGGTCAGGAGGCTTATTGTTCACTGTGGAAGGAACTGTGTGTATACAGTGGGTTCTGCCTGCCTGGTGTCTAGTGCTGTATCAGCCTGCAGAGGATAATTCTGGTAGTGCTTCCCAGGTTGGTAAAGCTGTGGTTTCTAAAACTGGATATGTAGTCATGGGGCAGCTGCCTGAAAGATCCAGCATGCTTTAAGTTCAGGGCAGAGTACAGACCTACAGGGTTTAAAGGTTTACAGAGGCTCTCACAGAGTTCTTAGGAGGTTCCAGAGGATCGCTGCCCTCCACTGGCAGCTCATATATGCCTCTGGAGTAAGCACACACTTTTCTTCCTGGATCTACTGGTGTATTGAATCACACGTCTAAGCATCCCTTCCCTAGGTCTCAACTTCAAGGAAACTATCTTCTCTTTTCAGCCTAGAGAAGTGAGTTGGGCCAGTAGAAAGAAGCAGAGATCCCTTTAAGTCCCTCTCATAAAACTCTTGGGTCGATGGAGGACTTTCCTAGCTGGCTGGCTCCTCTCTGGCCCATGAGGTCAAGGACGGTTTCTGGCCTCCATGCTGAACCACACAGCAATCAGTTGGTTCTGAGGTTTGCCCTGTTGCAGGCTCTCAGTCCAGGTCTATTTCTCTTTCCCCCAAAGCTGTGAAATAGAAAGTGAACTCTCCCTTTGAGCCCTAACCTGAGATACATGATCAGGCTTCTGCTTGACTGAGAAGGAGGTTGCTTTTAACTGTATGAGTGTATTGTGAAAAGGAATGGCTGTCTTTTAAAGCTTCCTTTCAGGGCCTTTCTAGTTGATGTTGGACAAGTAGGCCAACATAAAGGTCTGTGACTGACAGAGTCCCGGGCCTGGCAATATCTCTTAACAGTGTATTCCTGCTGCCTGGAACCCAGGGGCTTTCTGGATCTCTTGGGAAGCACTGGGTTATGTTTTGCCTTTCCAGAAAGCCATTGATCTGGTGACAAAAGCCACAGAAGAGGATAAAGCCAAGAACTACGAGGAGGCCCTCCGGCTCTACCAGCATGCCGTGGAGTATTTCCTGCATGCTATCAAATGTGAGTCCCACGTGGGGTCCTCCCCAGCCGCAGAGCCCCTGCGAGAGGAGGGCGGGCACACGGGGGCTCGCAGGGGCCCCTACGTGGTTCCTCTTTGCAGATGAGGCACACAGCGACAAAGCCAAGGAGAGCATTCGAGCCAAGTGCATGCAGTACCTAGACCGGGCAGAGAAGCTGAAGGATTATTTACGAAATAAAGAGAAGCATGGCAAGAAGCCAGTCAAAGAGAACCAGAGCGAGAGCAAGGGGTGAGTACGGAGGAGCGGAGGACCTGGTGGGGACCAGAGCCCCCACGAACAGGTGTCTGTTTCCTGTGTCGCCGTCGTCTTGGTGCTGACGCTGCTGTGGACTTTCCTGGCACCTTCCTTTTGGGAAATTCTGTTCATAATAGTGATAATGCCTGCAGCTGCCTTCGTCAGGCACTTTACAGGAAACTTCCACTTATCAATACATCATCTCATTGGATCTGTATGGAAAAGCTGTGGGCAAGGTGGGGAGCCAGACTCTGAGGATctagcccagctctgccacttcctagccgtgtgaccttggacaagtgccATGACCCTCCTGGGCCTGCACGTTCCTCATCTGTAGGAGGAGGAAGGTAGTGGGACTTCCCTCCTAGTGTTGCTCTGAGGAGCAAATGAGACGATGCGGATAAGGCCCTGAGAAGAGGGCTTGGAGCGCAGTAAGGATCGAATAAATGTCAGCTGCTGTTATTCTCATCTTCATCTGACAGATATGGCAGcagactcagagaggttcaggGATGGCCACAGAGCTGGTACTTGATGGAGTCTGGACCCACACCCGGGGCCTCTGTTTCTGACTTTAAAGCCATGTTCCCTCTACAGCCTGTCACCTCCCATCTGTGTTTTGAGCACAAAGGCCAGTGGTGTCCTGGAGGTGAGGGGAGGGTGCCCAGCTGGGGAGTAGGAGAGAGGAAGGTGGTGTGTCAGCTGCCTCCCCAGAGTGGGAGGCCCTGCTCCTGGACGGAGAGGACACGCCTGTGCTTAGACTCCTGGACGGAGAGGACACGCCTGTGCCCAGAGTGCGAGACACACTGAGGTAGGGGCAGGAGGGCAAGCACCTTCAGGAGGGCTGGAAGAGTTTTAAGGATGGCAAGTTACTTATGTCCGAATAGGGATTGGCCCTGGAGGCACAGCCACTTGCTGTCCTGTTTTGAGTCCCTATAAAAGGCCAGTAACAGCTCCAAGTGCTTGCCTGGCTGCTCTTGAAGTCCAGCCAAAGTACAGGTCCCTCACCAGCCTGCTAGAGAGGACACATGCCGCGATTCTTATGCCCTTGATGAAGAAGCGAGGGTGGGTTATGAGAGTGTTTCCTGGAGGATCCAGAGGGGAGTGCTGATGATGTGTGGCCCCGACATCCCCGAGGTGCCTGTCTGTGGGTCTCTCACCACTGTTGAGCAGGGAAAGCATCTTTTTAGCACCAGGCTGGCAGCCAGAGCCTGGCCTTGCTCTGAGAGCCCCCTTGCCAACTGCCTCTTGCTCCAGCCTGTCAtcttctgtctcctttcccaGCAGCGATAGTGACAGTGAAGGGGATaatccagagaaaaagaaattgcaaGAACAGCTGATGGGTAAGAGGCTTGAGGCCTGTGGTGATGGGAGGGGGACGTGGCAAGGAGCCCCTGGTGAGTTGGGCACCAGGTCGAAGGCTCTGCCCTCATCTTGCAGGTGCTGTCGTGATGGAGAAGCCCAACATTCGGTGGAATGACGTGGCCGGGCTGGAGGGGGCCAAGGAGGCCCTCAAAGAAGCTGTCATTTTGCCAATTAAATTCCCACACTTGTTCACAGGTAAGAGTTGAGCCACTTTAGGCCCAGATGCAAAAATATCAggcttctgggaattccctggcggtccagtggttaggactctgcgctgtcactgctgtggtctcgggtcagtccctggtcagggaactaacatcccgcaagccgcgtggcgtggccaaaaaaaaaaaaagaaaaatcaggcttCTGAGGCCACCAGCTGAGGGCCCCCATTATGAAGGTGTCCAGGTGGCAGATGGTGACTTGGCTCCCTTTTGCCCTTAGCAGGCAAGGGCCCAGGGCCTGCTCATCACAGTCATCTACTCCTTGGCTTCTCTTCAGTGTCAGAAACACTTCTGTGGCTAGAACTTTGACTTGACCATCTCAGTGGTAGGCAGGGTTAGGAACCAGTGCCAGCCAGTGTCACTTTGCCAGGTCCTGGGGGTCATGAGCCAGGGCTAGGATCAAGCCCTCGGCAGGTGATTTAGTTCCCTTTGCTCCTTTGCTCCTAGAGCAAAGTTGTCATGTAGAACTTTTCATTTCTGCCTGTGTTTACCATGACTGAGATCCCTCTGcttttttctgttccctttccCCGGTCAGGAAGAAGCTTACTTCAGTTCATTCTTTCTCGTAGGCAAGCGTACCCCTTGGCGGGGAATACTGCTCTTCGGACCCCCTGGCACAGGGAAATCCTACCTGGCCAAAGCAGTGGCAACGGAGGCCAACAACTCTAccttcttctctgtgtcctccTCAGACTTGATGTCTAAGTGGTTGGGGGAGAGTGAGAAGTAAGTCAGCCGCCAGGCTCCACTCTCCTGGCAGCCCTGGCAGCTGCTCGTGGTCCAGCTTCCCTGCCCTTGGAATCACCTCCCAGAGGAGCCGCTGTGGATGGCCAGGAAGAGTAGCTGGGAGAGGGGTATCTTGCTAGCTCGTCAGGTGGGACACGGTCCTCACAGAGCCAACGGAGACTGGAAGGGAACTTGGGAGCCATAAGTCCTcatgaagggaagggaaaggtgcTCACAGTAACTGGGTTTCAGCTGAGTGTTCTCTGTTGGGGACTTTATACAGTTAACTTATTCCCCATACCggctcccattttgcagatgatcaAACTGAGGCGGAGAGGAAGGGAAGTGACTTGTCCTCAGACCAGAGCTAATGAACGGGGCTGCCAGGATTTGAAGTTGTTGCCAAGGCTTGCTCTTCCTCTCAGTGCAGTGCTGCCAGAGGATCTGTTACCACTATTTTTTCTGTCGTCTCAGCCTCTCCAAGGGAAGGGCAAGAGGAGAGGTGGTGCTTGGGACCCCGGCTGGGCATGTGTGCAGGTGTCTGGATCCCAACCCTGTGTCTCACCCTCACAGGCTAGTCAAGAACCTGTTTGAGCTGGCCAGGCAGCACAAGCCCTCCATCATCTTCATTGACGAGGTGGATTCACTCTGCGGATCCCGCAACGAAAATGAGAGTGAGGCCGCCCGAAGGATCAAAACGGAGTTCCTGGTCCAGATGCAGGGTGTGTGCCAGTCCCGGGTCCCCTCCCTGGTTCTCGTCCCCCGCTAAAGCCAGCCTAGGGCGTCATTATTTAGCTGTGGCTGGACCTGACTGTCCTTTCAGTGGAGGGGATATCAGAGAAGCAATTCTTAGCTCCTTCTCATTGAGGAGAGGTTACTGCAGCCTTGGCTGGCCACCTCTCCGCCCCTCCCAAGGCAGGCAGGGCTGTAGGGCTCTTCACCCAACTAAAGCCAGCCGGGTTCCTGACGGTGGTGTCACAGGGACAGCTCCAGTTCAGGAGGCAAAGTCCCTGAGGTCCTTCCCACAGGTTCTGACTGATCCTTGCAGGTGTTGAGTTGGCGTCTgtgtttccctttctccacaggGGTGGGGAATAACAATGATGGGACTCTGGTACTTGGTGCCACAAACATCCCGTGGGTTTTGGATTCAGCCATTAGAAGGAGGTGAGTGTTCCCCAGTAGGAGGCAGGGGCCGAGATCTGTCTCCAGCCGTGGTCAACCTGCTGCTGGCAGCAGGGGGTGCAGCCTGACCCCGTTTCTCTGGCGGCTTCTCCGTGTCTGCAGAGCCCTTAGTGAAGCCGGCTTCTGGAGGGCCCCCCAAGCCTCTCCATTGAGACCATCCCGCCATCCACTCTCAAGTCGTGCCATGTGCTTGTCTCTCTAGGTTTGAAAAGCGAATTTATATCCCATTGCCGGAGGAGGCTGCCCGTGCCCAGATGTTCCGGTTGCATCTGGGGAGCACTCCTCACAACCTCACAGACGCCAACATCCACGAGCTGGCCCGGAAGACGGAAGGCTACTCGGGCGCAGACATCAGCATCATCGTGCGGGATTCCCTCATGCAGCCCGTGAGGAAAGTACAGTCAGCGACACACTTCAAAAAGGTGAGTGGGCCAGCAAGGAATTGTTTAGAAAGTGTCACAGGAAAGGGGATATTGGCTTTCTGGCTGCTTGGGTGACACATTTTGGGTCTCCTGGGGAGCCAAGGGTAAGTGCATGGTGAGCTCTCTGACTCCAGGGGCTGGGGTTACACCTGCTTCCACCTCCCCTGCAGTTCTGGCTGGAGGGCGACCATCTCAGATTGTGTGATGCTAGAGGACAGGGCACCGTGACTGTCACCTCTGCCACCCCTGCAGTCAGCACTGTGCTGATGCGCATGGTAGACCCTGCTGCATGTCTGAAAGCAGTGGGTGCAAAATCACACACCATGAAGAAGAACTCCATTCACGCAGCAGATGTTTGTCAGGTGTCGCCGAGggtcctactgtgtgcctggcactgttctaggtgttggGGAGACACTTGTGACCAcagcagacaaaaatccctgccctagggcttccctggtggcgcagtggttgagaatctgcctgctaatgcaggggacacgggttcgagccctggtctgggaggatcccacatgccgcggagcaactaggcccgtgagccacaactactgagcctgcgcgtctggagcctgtgctccgcaacaagagaggaagcgacagtgagaggcccgcgcacc
This window harbors:
- the VPS4A gene encoding vacuolar protein sorting-associated protein 4A isoform X2, with product MTTSTLQKAIDLVTKATEEDKAKNYEEALRLYQHAVEYFLHAIKYEAHSDKAKESIRAKCMQYLDRAEKLKDYLRNKEKHGKKPVKENQSESKGDSDSEGDNPEKKKLQEQLMGAVVMEKPNIRWNDVAGLEGAKEALKEAVILPIKFPHLFTGKRTPWRGILLFGPPGTGKSYLAKAVATEANNSTFFSVSSSDLMSKWLGESEKLVKNLFELARQHKPSIIFIDEVDSLCGSRNENESEAARRIKTEFLVQMQGVGNNNDGTLVLGATNIPWVLDSAIRRRFEKRIYIPLPEEAARAQMFRLHLGSTPHNLTDANIHELARKTEGYSGADISIIVRDSLMQPVRKVQSATHFKKVCGPSRTNPSIMIDDLLTPCSPGDPGAMEMTWMDVPGDKLLEPVVCMSDMLRSLATTRPTVNADDLLKVKKFSEDFGQES
- the VPS4A gene encoding vacuolar protein sorting-associated protein 4A isoform X1; translation: MTTSTLQKAIDLVTKATEEDKAKNYEEALRLYQHAVEYFLHAIKYEAHSDKAKESIRAKCMQYLDRAEKLKDYLRNKEKHGKKPVKENQSESKGSDSDSEGDNPEKKKLQEQLMGAVVMEKPNIRWNDVAGLEGAKEALKEAVILPIKFPHLFTGKRTPWRGILLFGPPGTGKSYLAKAVATEANNSTFFSVSSSDLMSKWLGESEKLVKNLFELARQHKPSIIFIDEVDSLCGSRNENESEAARRIKTEFLVQMQGVGNNNDGTLVLGATNIPWVLDSAIRRRFEKRIYIPLPEEAARAQMFRLHLGSTPHNLTDANIHELARKTEGYSGADISIIVRDSLMQPVRKVQSATHFKKVCGPSRTNPSIMIDDLLTPCSPGDPGAMEMTWMDVPGDKLLEPVVCMSDMLRSLATTRPTVNADDLLKVKKFSEDFGQES
- the VPS4A gene encoding vacuolar protein sorting-associated protein 4A isoform X3, which produces MTTSTLQKAIDLVTKATEEDKAKNYEEALRLYQHAVEYFLHAIKYEAHSDKAKESIRAKCMQYLDRAEKLKDYLRNKEKHGKKPVKENQSESKGSDSDSEGDNPEKKKLQEQLMGAVVMEKPNIRWNDVAGLEGAKEALKEAVILPIKFPHLFTGKRTPWRGILLFGPPGTGKSYLAKAVATEANNSTFFSVSSSDLMSKWLGESEKLVKNLFELARQHKPSIIFIDEVDSLCGSRNENESEAARRIKTEFLVQMQGVGNNNDGTLVLGATNIPWVLDSAIRRRFEKRIYIPLPEEAARAQMFRLHLGSTPHNLTDANIHELARKTEGYSGADISIIVRDSLMQPVRKVQSATHFKKGTRVRALVWEDPTCRGATRPVSHNY